The following proteins come from a genomic window of Pseudomonas sp. WJP1:
- a CDS encoding metallophosphoesterase family protein, translating into MKVGVISDTHGLLRKEALAALQGCERIIHAGDIGKPEILDQLALIAPLHVVRGNNDLAAAWAEHLADHLSFELEGWQILLVHDIADVPAVLDSGTKLVITGHSHNPRIEWRGERLFLNPGSAGPRRFKLPVTLALLDVQAGVIEPRLVSLLE; encoded by the coding sequence ATGAAAGTTGGCGTGATCTCCGATACCCATGGCCTGCTTCGCAAAGAAGCGCTCGCGGCGTTGCAGGGCTGTGAGCGGATCATTCACGCCGGCGACATCGGCAAGCCGGAAATTCTCGATCAACTGGCGTTGATCGCGCCGCTGCATGTCGTGCGCGGGAACAATGACCTGGCGGCTGCGTGGGCGGAACATCTCGCCGACCACCTGAGTTTCGAGCTTGAGGGATGGCAGATTCTGCTGGTGCATGACATTGCCGATGTCCCGGCAGTGCTGGATTCAGGCACGAAGCTGGTGATTACCGGGCATTCCCACAACCCGCGCATTGAGTGGCGCGGTGAACGGCTGTTTCTCAATCCAGGCAGTGCAGGGCCGCGACGGTTCAAGTTGCCGGTGACGTTGGCGTTGCTTGACGTGCAAGCGGGGGTGATTGAACCGCGTCTGGTTTCGTTGCTGGAGTGA
- a CDS encoding sensor histidine kinase — translation MQTISDQFIRQPREAVDSIAPTKPPNLLRWFSIISFILISAIAIGLGFVSTRFLVIESLERDALLSAQFIQTIAKGEIRHHGLSGMRMGDVLAATQYGMMSDEMALNRQRARSEFLDHLSHLPDSLLISIYSPLRTVMWSTNPQLIGQKIFNDEALEAAFSSKDRVSTKYSNADELRPEQQFLLAPKMFFIESYIPLVDDLGNTLAVVEIYKEPADLIERLNRGHWIIWLSTALGGLLLYFGLYWIVRRASIQLASQEAQLVANKTYVGLVEMSTAVAHSLRNPLACIRSSAELANEMDCQPVKKNIDDIVSQVDRMSQWVHELLLCLRPIRGEAELVEPMNMVQATLAGYSAQLAQSRIQVEFNNEPTPRIISNPLLLSQVLNSVIANAIEAMPGGGKLTVQVSVDDTHQWLHLVIADTGDGMSRQQEMMAFKTFYTTKQGKLGIGLIMVKQIMESFGGEATLTRHEDKGTSVHLSFRVVERRVSGLR, via the coding sequence ATGCAAACAATATCAGATCAATTCATACGTCAGCCTCGGGAAGCGGTCGACTCAATTGCGCCGACCAAACCACCCAACCTCCTGCGCTGGTTTTCGATCATCAGCTTCATTCTGATCAGTGCCATAGCTATTGGGCTGGGCTTCGTGTCGACGCGTTTCCTGGTCATCGAAAGCCTGGAGCGCGACGCCCTGTTGTCAGCGCAATTTATTCAGACCATCGCCAAGGGTGAAATCCGTCACCACGGGTTGTCCGGGATGCGTATGGGCGACGTTTTGGCAGCCACCCAATATGGAATGATGTCGGATGAAATGGCACTGAATCGGCAACGGGCGCGTTCGGAGTTCCTCGACCACTTATCACACCTCCCCGATTCACTTTTGATCAGCATCTACTCCCCGCTCAGGACGGTGATGTGGTCAACCAACCCGCAGTTGATTGGGCAAAAAATCTTCAACGACGAGGCACTCGAAGCGGCATTCAGCTCGAAAGACCGGGTTTCGACCAAGTACAGCAATGCTGATGAACTCCGGCCCGAACAGCAGTTTTTACTCGCACCCAAAATGTTCTTCATCGAGAGCTACATCCCCTTGGTCGATGACCTGGGGAATACCCTGGCAGTGGTTGAGATTTACAAAGAGCCAGCCGATTTGATCGAACGACTCAACCGGGGCCACTGGATCATCTGGCTGTCTACAGCGCTGGGCGGTCTGCTGCTTTATTTCGGACTGTATTGGATTGTTCGACGGGCATCGATTCAGCTCGCGTCACAGGAGGCGCAACTTGTCGCCAACAAGACGTACGTGGGCTTGGTCGAGATGTCCACCGCGGTCGCTCACAGCCTGCGCAACCCCCTGGCCTGCATCCGCTCCAGCGCAGAACTGGCGAACGAAATGGATTGCCAACCCGTCAAGAAGAACATCGACGATATTGTCAGCCAAGTGGATCGGATGTCGCAGTGGGTGCATGAATTGTTGCTGTGCTTGCGACCGATTCGTGGAGAGGCGGAACTGGTGGAGCCGATGAATATGGTACAGGCCACTTTGGCCGGCTACAGCGCACAACTGGCTCAATCAAGAATCCAAGTCGAATTCAACAATGAGCCAACCCCCCGGATCATCAGTAATCCACTGTTACTTTCTCAAGTATTGAATAGCGTTATCGCCAATGCCATCGAGGCGATGCCTGGGGGCGGAAAGCTAACTGTCCAGGTGAGTGTCGATGACACCCATCAATGGCTGCATCTCGTAATTGCTGACACCGGAGATGGAATGTCACGGCAACAGGAAATGATGGCTTTCAAGACCTTCTACACCACCAAGCAAGGCAAGCTAGGTATAGGGTTGATCATGGTGAAGCAGATCATGGAAAGTTTTGGAGGAGAAGCCACTCTGACCCGCCATGAAGACAAGGGAACATCCGTGCACCTGAGTTTCAGGGTGGTGGAAAGAAGAGTCAGTGGGTTGCGCTAG
- a CDS encoding DUF3703 domain-containing protein: MPLAHAKSHWFMLNLGRMTKDWRVTAGQDPRIVAALLFSRILGPVGNTGRARISAFSVMPLSADLEELLRED; encoded by the coding sequence ATGCCGTTGGCTCATGCAAAATCTCATTGGTTCATGTTGAATCTGGGGCGGATGACGAAAGATTGGCGGGTGACTGCGGGCCAGGATCCTCGAATCGTTGCCGCGTTGTTGTTTTCCAGGATTTTGGGGCCCGTCGGCAACACGGGAAGAGCGCGCATCAGTGCATTTTCCGTCATGCCACTGTCTGCCGATCTGGAGGAACTGTTGCGCGAAGACTAG